aaaggAAGTGATCAAGCAGCATTTggttttgaaaatgataatgatGAAGTCAAGCTTTATGAAAGTGGTCGATATATCAGCAGCTCTGAGGCTGTATGGAGAATTCTGGCTTTTCCTATCCACGAGAGATTTCCAACAGTCTTCCATCTTTCCGTGCATTTAGAAAATGGCCAGCGTGTTTATTTCAACCCTAATGACTCCAGTCGTTTAACAGACATGATTAACAATCCACCAAAAACTACTCTTTTAGCATTTTTCGACTTATGTAAAACAGATGATTTTGCAAAAACACTTCTTTATGTTGATGTTCCCTCTTACTATGTATGGAAAAATAATAGATTCGAGAGAAGAAAACGTGGAATTAACGTAAATGGTTGGCCGGGAATAAAACGAGATCAAGCTCTGGGTAGAGTATATACCATTCACCCTAATAATACCGAGTGTTACTATCTTCGCCTTTTACTTCATGAAGTCCGAGGTCCTACATctttttgaaattgaaaactgtTAACGGCACAATTCAACCTACTTATCAGACAGCGTGTAAGGTTCTAGGCTTACTGGAAGACGAAAGGCACTGGGATACAACTATGGAAGAAGCTGTGCTTTGTGGTTCTCCATTTAAATTACGGGAACTTTTTGCaattatgttgatattttttcaattgtcaGATGCTTTAAGTCTTTGGGAAAAATACAAGGACAGTCTTTCAGAAGATATACGACATCGAGTGGAGTTGGATATACAACCCGAGAATgtgaattcaattattaatgaaGTATACAATAAATGCTTAGTTACTCTTGAAGATACTGTTCTATCTCTGGGAGGTACATCTTTGCAACATTATGGTTTACCTCAGCCATCAAGATGTGAAGCAGTCTTACAAAATAAAGATTACCTTCGAGAGATCAATTATGATTCGAATATTTTGGCAcagtatataaattttaatgaacattGTGACTGCTCGATCATGTTTGTCATGTTCTCGAGAGTCATGTGGCCGCCTCGAACATTTCACGGTCGCCAACCACGGACCGAGACCCGAAAGCCGGAGTgccgtggatttttttttattatttaagaacgtGAATACATTTGACCCAGTAATAGGACAGGTGACCGacggtgaaataataatacctcAATTTGGggaaagatatatatatatgagtttatttgaataaatttgtattaagttGGTGCCGAGAAAGCCGAAGGCATAAAACTCGGTCAAAGTAAAgctataaagataataataatacattttaataataataatataaaacataaacactACTCACCACACGGCTCCGACGGAGCGGTTTACCGGCGGGAGGACAACAATAATGTACCACAATAACaacaagtacaataataataatataataataataataatataataataataataataatactaataataataccctAAATAAGTACCGGCCACGGTGAGAATAGTAATAAAGATGTACCCAAAACGTTACCAGTAGATTAGTGTGGGTCCCGTGCCGCCCCTCGGCGCATCAGCGAAACGCGTGCTACTCGCTCATGGTACCGGGAGCTCAGACGGGAAAAAAGGTAGTGATGGCTTTTGCTGGTGTCGGTCAGTTCTTTGCGACCTTTGGTGGCACGGAACACGACAGGTGAGGGAGGGGGGCACATACGTACAGATAACGTGAGTGGCCGGTACTCTGGGCCGTGGGTACTAGGAGGGGAGCGTGTGTGCGACTGCCGGAACGGTGGTGCAGTACGGCGGAGACTGAGGCGCGGGGGATAGTATTTCTTATCTATCTCGTCGCATTTCGCGCTCTCCGGTACCTGCTAGTACAATTATAAACTATGGTAGTATCGTTTGCGTTGGACGTCACAACATTTACTAAATAATGAACAGTCCtatgtatataacaaaatattatagggCATTGAAAAGAACACTGGCCAAACATTTTTCTTAGACGCACCTGGAGGCACTGATAAAAGCAgcctgtaataaatataaaaactgataaaataaaagttatagtaGGTTACACAAAAAAACTGTACACGGGCGAAGCCGGGTTATTCAGCtagtactattatataaagaggagttgttagttaccattgttgagggtaatctctgaaactactgaaccgatttcgaaaattctttcaccaatagaaagccacattctttgtgagtgtcatagactaatttaaaaagggaattgatcacccctggtaggttctcaaacaggaattttgagatttacgatagaaattgttgtttattaatggttgctatgggttataatagttgagaataatactgattattattattatctattattatgtaacaggccattatttataataattgataactactttgtttattaagttagataatcgatcaaatgccataaaccttaaaaaaaaaaatcataacgatcggttcagtagtttccgaggacataggcctcaaaggttttcattttttagttagaagatataccaatattatatatttgtcaatatatattgacaaaaaataataatacaaatcaacaaaccccgtaaccaatagcaagcaatacactattattatatagattttgttGATGTTTTTGACCATGTCGCACTTAAGAGGCCATTACTCCGGATCCACTTATCGCACAGCGtaaaaacttcacagaaaccatctacatatcaatcttaatatgccctGAAATTTTTACCGAAATCGGTTAGGTGGATTTATGTAGGTgtatcttgagttataaaatttattcaaaatgtacactaatttttataaatatatatagatattagtatattactagaTGATTCCACTTCCACACACTTCGTTACATGTTAAAAATGGcaccattaaaaaaattatccttCTGGGTGTAACTCGTTGCTAGTAAGTGCAACTTAGCCACCTTGGTGGGCAATGttcgaaaattcgatttgatgcaagcTGATCTTTCAAATTAACCAATGGATGTTGCATGATGCAGATAATGAGAATGACGATGACGTTTAATGATacattatatagaaaaatactggatacagaattataatttttatttttacgtccACGATTTATATgtgatacaaatatttattcgaatatagttatgtcataatttattaatatcctcGCTCTACTATTGGAAAGCCATATCAAtgttaattcatattaatttatattacttcaCATTAATGTacgatatatgtatattgtaggatcatttataattgttaatcgTGGGTAAacaatatatcgttaaaatatgATCTatggttaaatataataaacaaaatattattaaaaatatatttataggaaaaaccCAGGACAATCGGTTATCGTCTTATCgagaatattatcattattattattgtttttgactCTATAGAGTCTGGACTCCGCCGCCTGCCAATAGAAGTACAGCTAGACTGCTAGACTGCACTGATCCATCCTCCagacttttaagttttaactgcACACGAGCTTGACGATCTTAAAACGCTGTCCATACTTCATTTCgtgattatcattttttttttgtgccgtTTGAGtgccaaattaattttgatcAGTGGCACCTGCCAGACCAagttatttttgcattttatttttatttttttatattttattattttttttcattgaatattataatgactaaaaaaaaaaaaaaaatgtttggaatTAAGTTTCCAAAGTTATTGTACTTTTAGAACTAAGCGTACAGTGGtttctaaaatgttaatgaatGCGATAGTTAGCGGTGTTAACGATTAAGCATTTGCTTATGGTAAcacaacttttattttttatgcagtacataataataatattaatattataaaaataaaagtaaagtaaataaattatttgtataatatacaaatatacaaattattttaacgttattatgaaaaattgatAAGCAGCACATTTTGGTTATCACTGAAaagacaaaataattagttcactTATAACTTCATTGATATTTAtccgatatttttttattgaacttctTTTGGTTCGTCTTTGAATTCGCAATCTATTGGTATACATTTAAGTATTGATAACggcagtaaataattttaacaagtaAAGACGCATAATATATGCGTCCATGGCACTTGACGGTTGTTGTATTGTGAACACATATATGCGTCTATGGCACTCAAAGGGTCAAAAACATGACAGAAAACAAATCTAAGGTAAGAAGATCACCAATTATTACAAGtttcgttatatattataccctcAGTATTTTAGTGATGTATCTACACAGTAAGTGGCCACTTACTagatatgtaaaaaattaaagaaatgtaCCTACACACTACAGAATTAAACAATTGAATGacaatttcttataatatagctTTAGATTAGGTTCAAATggtcattaattttaaaaatttgttaagtGTTTACAAAATCTGATgcatcattttttaaaactacctaAAAACAACTGtacatatattagtatatattttaatataatataatatgttatatgtatcataagtcataacaaatatgttttaaaatgattatataatttaaaataaaataatgagaaCATGAGTTAGGTATCAAAGACTTTTAATTTGTGATTAGTGCTTGAAGTTGGGAAATACCTAATAGAATGGGGATGCAAAAGTGTAagcaaaatacatataattagaagggatacacaaaaatatttttaaaaatcataggtATTCCGTCACTTTATAATTCAAgcactattataatttacaattcattttaagttttaaattcatgtaaatttaaatataacatacgatttattttatgtatttcaattttagagTCGTCGTTCCTCTTGGTTTTTAGCTCTGTTTAAAGAAACAAACACCTATAGTGTTGTACCCAAAAATTGGATTTTACCTTGCAACAATGATAATAGTTTGTTAGCGAAATGGCTAATTTTTCTGAATGTTACAAATGATATAATCTGTGCTGCAGTAAATCCGTTACCAGAGTGGCAGttcttcaaaataaaattattggttGATAGGAAAGAGTATTGTAAgttgtttcaaaataatttacttaaatacctaatatataggaTGATTCATTAAGTATGTGAATCTGAATTTTGTACCTAGTTATGActtaaacattttgataattcaaTGACATAGTATTTGTACTtatgtcaaaatatataatatgattatattatatttattaattttaacataagtaTATTGTGTGTacaacgtataatatttaaaactaaaacataatatggagGTAAACCTCTCAATGTATGCAACTAGAAATTCAATGttaaaacttaacattttttgagTGTAGTTTTAGCAGAAGTTGTCATAGAGTCCACCAATACACATGTATTTACTGATGTTGAGTATGAAAAGGTTGTATCAGACTAGCTTAGATATGCCAATACTAGACTGAGTAgagcaaataaaaattaatttcaagttTAAAGAATAAGATGTCAAAGAAAACGTCATTATTTAtcgtgtttttataatatgatttagattcatttttaatacttacttatattttttacaaagaacatttattattatttaataaataaaaatattgtatttaattctaAGATTGattgattaaaacaatataattaaattaaataacatttgactttaatttttataacaatgtagaaaattaacaatttttaaatgttaaaaaaattctgtCATCagttgttaacataatattatggcggGAGCAATAATTTTGGGGTTTCAAACAATAGTCCAGTCAATAAGACTCCAAAAATGGCGTTGCCTTGCAAAAAATACTTAAGTTTTGAAACTTGGCGAAAAGTTTCGTCTTAGGACcctaatttaccaaaaaaaatgcGCCATCTCTCCTAGGTCCACAACCATCCGCCATCTTGAATTTTAGGTGACATTTTTCACGTTGTactgttttttacaatatctctaaaattattaactttacgATAAAAATAgctttcataaaaatttaagatCGTAAAATTTGTAACAAGAAAggttctatacatttttagcgTAAGAATAATAGATAAGCGACAAAGTCTAACGACCGtcatatgtacctacatattatatgaaatattttttttgtcacgcctgcaccgaaagtttagttttcgatgacggttgaagcgttggaaagcgacgtTTTTCCATCCAGCGggtggtaaaatggaaatccccaagagtactgagctcagatatcacgcgtattctctgaacaaacagactctaaaatctatactacggTCCTCATAAAACTaagcttttggttacatcttatatttgtattataatctccttgcatgacgcgtaaacatttttcttacatgaaatattgttttcgcagaatagtctggttgttgcatagatcctagcctgaattacctttgccgtCATGGCGCGATTAATGAaagcagaggcgtgacaaaaaatagtatgtgtggttcgtgcgggaaggcaatttcagacTTGGGCGCCCTCGCCTACGGCTCGTGCCACACACGTCGCctgcgactgaaatagctcacttcccgtcCTTGCCACTCAATATACTATTACTTTTTAACGGTTTTCTTACAGTATCTATAGACTTAATaactacaataaaaatagtttacatGGAAATTGAAGATACCTAGTAAAATTTGTGACAAAAAAggttctatacatttttagcgTAAGAGTAATAGATAAGCAACAAAGTCTATGCACCTGTCATAGAATGTGGCGCCACGCGCTATAAtgacttaaattaattatacgtaTCACGTATGCACGTAGTTTGCAAATTGATCGAACGTAGAATAAGTCTATTACTCTTAcgctaaaaatgtatagaaccTTTCTTATCACAAATTTTACTATCTTCAATTTCCatgtaaactatttttattgtagttATTAAGTCTATAGATATTGTAAGAAAAccgttaaaaagtaaaaaatatcacCTAAAATCCAAGATGGCGGACGTTTACGGACCTCGGAGGGATACCGCATTTTTTTTGGTCAATCAAGGCTCCAAGACGAAACTTAAGTATTTTTTGCGAGGCAAAACCCTTTACTGACTGGACTACAATAAGAAATCAGCTGCGCGATAAAACGGATATTTATCAATCTTAGTCTTTGAGATTACCTGTATGACCAGTTTTTGTCCATGACTGGCATTCGCCCTCTCTCCACTAAGGATTCTTAACAtctgtcaaattaaatttatattttttatttaataaatttatcagAGTCAggatatttaaaacattttgttatgaTCTTTTgagttgatattaaaaaaaggttattacttatttttgaaaTGCTCAGATAATAATTGAGCACATTGAGCTttgactaaaaattataaacaattactgAAATCTCATTACCTAgtacaaaaaaacatttggtttattctattataattattatccagaaaataataatcatgaaaACTTGACaatttcaacaatattaattcatttgtGGTCgtcttttgtaaatttttttgagttgtatattatagttaagttattatataattcaaaaaatcttgttagggaaaattataatgttaatatattttatattaaagaatTCTTTCAAATACTTTCGAATATGCATTTAATtagttcaatattatagtatggtaTTGACTATTGACATATTctgtaccatataatatatgaatataatataatatataatatatttgtatatgaaaaaaaatggtttcatattgtaatataaaaatatactttttgatttgtattttaacattttgttttgtgttgACACCCGGCACACCACCTACGTTCAGGCGCTGCATTTTTATTAGCCCTGGGCGACAAATTTCCTAAATCTGACACATGTCATGTTGTCATGATAACTTCAAGATTTGACACTATCACGCCGTAAGATCATTTGTCGACTCTGTGagcttaaaatcaaaaaatatgctCAGAGTCCAGAGGTGATTTATGCCTAAGCTCCCAGGCTATACCACTGACAAAATTGCTGACTGCTAAATagtataacttaaaattgtttttaaacaatactttaagtacctactaaatctacaactagtatttattacattttaaaatgtgtgtacTTAACTCTATAAACCCTCTCTTCAATTAGAGTTGCAACTTTTCGACTACAAGTaagtaatgaaataaaaatgtatacactcacagttatagttaatacattattgtattatatatattaattcatttttaacttatttttccCAACATGATGACACTTATAACTAGGTACTCTTAAAAATATACTCTAAcataaatttttattcaataaaaataataattcatgttcaaatattataaaaaaataatttacttttctaAAAACTTTTCTGAGGTATAATGGAAAAAACAGTTTggaacaatttgaaaaaaaagtacaattctaatttattaatgtgCTTCTATCacaaataaatacttttgtaaatatttacttttaacactattttaatttaaaaaaacaagtataattcattatttgaaaaatatgattttaaaataaaatgaaaaaattaataatattaagtaataactgatttattaaaataaatattattctaatttattttttcatctacTCTTATAATTGTACAACTAtactttgttgttatttttattttggcaaGTTAAAGGTATGTAtacttacattaattatatttaatattgatgttaataataaaacttattatttaaaataatgtttcttGTCTAACCCTAGATTGCTAACCATAAGTCGATGTGACAAacactaataattttattgttgctATTTTTGGGCATTTTATCTAATATCATTAAACCCCCCTTGTATCTctcatatattgtaataacgtagaaataagataaatataatagcgactcctgtcgatagtttgATCTGATGTTAGAATAGTAAAAATGAGCTTTAGGtgtcctccaggtgttcggagggcatTCGAGAttgtgtattcgagaattagatcaaatacaccgtacaatataattttatgtaaaaagcacATACAAAGTAATAACtgcaatcaatataaaatatattaaatgcttTACCTGATTCACATTTTATAGATGAtgttgtaggagttttaggtgacacaaagtaatacttcaaatacacaaatttaattaaagaacgcactgattattgcttgcacAAGGaatccagttgtcgctcgttgaaatcggtatTGAGatttgagaggttgttactcggTGGCTgatgctcatgcactggtttaaggaaCGACGCGAAGATgttgaccagagagtggtaggcggctttatcaaaaagttattgtgagcctgggaactagattattctttggcggcagattttttttcctttcctTTTCTCTGGCGGaaccataaaataaagtcacacacatcctacgttaTACTGTTATAAGTGCGTGCCAATATCTTAATTg
This genomic window from Metopolophium dirhodum isolate CAU chromosome 1, ASM1992520v1, whole genome shotgun sequence contains:
- the LOC132949138 gene encoding uncharacterized protein LOC132949138 encodes the protein MLQSHDNKLQRISELHRSYDTLQYPLLFCHGEDGYSINISQIDPKTKLPLQKTVSASQFYSYHIMIRQTEINHLLYFRSLFNQYLVDMYAKIETERLHFIKNNQMQLRADNYIHLRDAIGRQDTDLTHLGQMVVLPSSFTGSPRYMHEKTQDAMTYVRHYGRPDLFITFTCNPRWKEVSNALLSEQKSYDRHDIIARIFHLKVKTLMKLLTKGNLFGEVQCFMYSVEWQKRGLPHIHILLWLKQRISPDKLDCIISAEIPDPEKDSLLYDIIKANMIHGPCGSDQAAFGFENDNDEVKLYESGRYISSSEAVWRILAFPIHERFPTVFHLSVHLENGQRVYFNPNDSSRLTDMINNPPKTTLLAFFDLCKTDDFAKTLLYVDVPSYYVWKNNRFERRKRGINVNGWPGIKRDQALGRTACKVLGLLEDERHWDTTMEEAVLCGSPFKLRELFAIMLIFFQLSDALSLWEKYKDSLSEDIRHRVELDIQPENVNSIINEVYNKCLVTLEDTVLSLGGTSLQHYGLPQPSRCEAVLQNKDYLREINYDSNILAQYINFNEHCDCSIMFVMFSRVMWPPRTFHGRQPRTETRKPECRGFFFII